TAAAAAAATAGATTTTGTCTTGGTGAGTGGTGACAACGGCACACGTTATTACAACGAACCAAATACGTTTAAAAAAGACCTTATAGCTGGCGGCATACCTGCCGATAAAATTTTTCTGGATTTTGCCGGATTCAGGACTCTAGATTCTATGGTTAGAGCCAAAGAAGTTTTTGGGCTTCAGAGCGTTACGGTCATTTCACAAGAGTTTCACAACCAAAGAGCTATTTACTTAGCCGAAAAAAAGGGTTTAAAGGCTATTGGCTACAACGCAACGGGCATTAGTGGCAAAGAAGGTCTAAAAGTTCAACTACGGGAATATCTAGCGCGAGTTAAGGTTTTTCTTGATTTACTTTTCAACACTCAACCCAAGTTTTTTGGCGAACGTGTTGAAATAAAATAAACTTCCTTTTCATTTAAAAAACCTATTTTGGTTGCCTAAATTCATTTTAAGGTGT
This genomic interval from Zobellia roscoffensis contains the following:
- a CDS encoding SanA/YdcF family protein, with the translated sequence MRKRYYKISGIFLVALILFILVCDYIISSSADGKTFSTTSEIAKNRVGLVLGTSKKLIGGLPNPYYTYRIKATLDLFKAKKIDFVLVSGDNGTRYYNEPNTFKKDLIAGGIPADKIFLDFAGFRTLDSMVRAKEVFGLQSVTVISQEFHNQRAIYLAEKKGLKAIGYNATGISGKEGLKVQLREYLARVKVFLDLLFNTQPKFFGERVEIK